DNA sequence from the Paenibacillus physcomitrellae genome:
TTCTGCTGACTAAATATTTGATGATTGTGAATGGACTGGAGAATGACGCATCATCGCTTTACGCCATGGCAATCTTGGCACCGTTTACATTGTTCCCGGCTACGGCGGCTTTGTTTACGGTAGTCCGCAAATGGGTCATGGGTGAGTCGGATGTGAGCGTTACCCGAACCTTTTTTAGAGGTTACAAAGAGAACTACAAACAAAGTATGATCGGCGGGATTTTCTATACCCTGCTCTTTGTCATTATGGTGATCGATTATCGGGTTTACATGGTCAAGACGCAGAATCTGCAACTGATCGGCATCATTATGCTGCTGCTGCTTATTTTGCTGCTGGTTTCCTTGTTTAACTTCTTCTCGATGGTGGCGCACTATCATTTGAAAACAACGACAATGCTGAAAAATGCGGTGCTTCTGACCATCATACGTCCTTTCCGCTCGTTCTCTACACTGGCGGGAGCTGCGGTGCTTTTGTTCCTGACAGCTAAATTTACCTGGCTGATTATTTTTGGCACGGCTTCGCTTATTGCCTGGCTCGCATTCCTGAATTTCTTTGCGACTTATACCAAGATGCAGGCTCAGATTGCCAAGATGAATGAAAAGGCCGAAGCGAAGGCGGCGGCGGAAGCCAACGGTTCGTTAGAAGCAGAAGAGCCTAACTCCGATGCAGGCCAGGATAAAGATCCGGATAAAAGATCATAATCATGAGGTCCTAAGGGTTCTGGATCGAAATAAGCTTTGGAGATTTTTTCAAGCGCGGAATCCCCGGTAGGTTGGTTTACTTTTACCGGGGCAAGCTCTATAATGAATATACATCCTGCGATGTGCGTTGCGGTTATTTGTTGTTTTGAACCAATGACAATGTCTAGGGAGACTTATATGTTCCAAACTGCTGGAAAGCCCTATCTACATGATAAGGGGAA
Encoded proteins:
- a CDS encoding YesL family protein encodes the protein MEFRGVMGGLYRITEWIMRIAGSNLLWLVCSSPFLFFLLTKYLMIVNGLENDASSLYAMAILAPFTLFPATAALFTVVRKWVMGESDVSVTRTFFRGYKENYKQSMIGGIFYTLLFVIMVIDYRVYMVKTQNLQLIGIIMLLLLILLLVSLFNFFSMVAHYHLKTTTMLKNAVLLTIIRPFRSFSTLAGAAVLLFLTAKFTWLIIFGTASLIAWLAFLNFFATYTKMQAQIAKMNEKAEAKAAAEANGSLEAEEPNSDAGQDKDPDKRS